The sequence below is a genomic window from Mytilus edulis chromosome 2, xbMytEdul2.2, whole genome shotgun sequence.
GAAGTTTAAGGTCAAACGTTCCAGTTTTTTgggatattttttttgaaattgtgCATTAAGGCCACCATTAAAAATTCTTAGTATAGTGTTGCCTACCCATGCCTTGTAGGGTTTGGTAGGTAGGTAGGATTTTGGGGGAGAGGGGCAATAGCATTAGTTACATGTcattgaaaagaaaagaaaacaacgtTACAGAATGAGAAAAATTTAGAAATACCAAGACATTACCattaaacttgattttttttgccattgttttgtatataatgtgataaaaatttattgaaatatatagaGTTGCAGAATTTTTACTAAGAAGGCTGTGCATCCCAGTGTTTCTAAAAGTAaaggtgacatattgttattgcaCGGTTCCAGCTTTACTTCACAAACATGGGAAGACAACAAAACATTACAATATCTGGCAGCAATGGGATATAATGCTGTAGCTGTTGATTTACCAGGTAATGTTTTCGCATAAGTAGctgttaaacataaaaaaaaatcgtatctGGAAGTTTTAAAGCGATATTTTTAGTATCTGGtaacataaaaagtaaatatcagtatctatttgtttattaaatgaatattatagtatcttgtatcatttttttatgtatctGTAGATTATAAGGTGAATTTTAGTATCTGGTTGTGTATAAAGTGTGGACAGAAAATGTGTCGTATTTTACCCTTAAATTGTGGGAAGTTGTCTTAAATTATTAATACTCTAAAACAAACTATTTTatacatgtgacagagttgtgaagccacaactggagatttggaaattttcagctAGTGTTTGGGTCTCATAATTGGAGATTTTTTATGGACCTTTTTATCGAtgtatcaatgcatttgaatgtgagcatatagttggaaccccctttttagaCCTGCTTCTGAAACCTCACTTAAAAGCTTGAAAACTGTAGTGACTTGTTATCTGATAATTTTCACGACTATTTTTGTTGCAGGCTATGGTAAAAGTCAGACAATAGATTGCAAACCTGCTGCTTTCATGGAAGGTTTGATTTGTGATTTAAGGATATCGGCACCTATTATCATCAGTCCATCTGCCAGTGGACGATACTCATTGGCCTATTTAGTTTGTGACGCAACCAACGTCTCTGACAGAGCAAAAGCTTTCATACCTGTAAATACAGTGCAGGCTCCAGATTATTCCACAGAGGAATACAGTAGAATACAGGTATAAAATGTAATTAAGGAGAATCATATGGTTGCTTGAGGGGGAAAGATGGTGATGGTTCCATTTGATGAAAGATTTTTAACCTGTAAATTCCTAAACTAAACATGCATTTCTCATTAAAAAGTGTTAAGAAACTGCTATAtaaacatgtatgatggctctaTCTAAGTACGTTTCTtgcaacatacatgtaattattatGACACCACACCATTATTCTTACGTAATTGGTAGAGTTTGAAATTTTGATGTCACAGACAGAATATCGATACTGAAAGGAAGATTTCATTgactaatgttttttttaaaattgttttcaccACTCTATTTTGACTTTAAAGAaaatcttaggtgaaattctaattaaccttgtagattgttataaaaacaaaattatttatcaaaacatctataattattgttatttgcaagtgggaatagaaggaatagtattttttaaaagtgggaatagaaggaatagtatttttaaaaagtgggaatagaaggaatagtattttaaaaagtgggaatagaaggaagaCACCCTTCATTTATAGCTTTAGCACATCATAGAAAGATTAAAGAATGCatgtttttattaaatgaaatatttcaacTTCTATGGCTGATCACAAACATAAAAATGTTCATGgttgtatttatatataacttgGCTACCTTGGACAAACGTCAGTTCTAAAGTAGACAAATGTTTTTTAATGGCAAAATAgagcaaaacaataaaacaatatggATTTTGCCTCATTGTATATTGATTTATTTAAGATTCCCTCTGCAGTGATATATGGTGAAAATGACAGAAGAAATGAAAATTTACTTCCAAATCTACAGAAACTCCCAAAAGCAAGTCTATATAAAGTGAAGGATGCCAGACATGCAGCTTATTTGGACCAACCTGAAGAGTTTCATAAAATCTTATACAACTTTCTGAGATCCCTGGAAGCAGTTGAAAATTCTGACTAGATTTATATAAATTCAACATTTTCATtgaacattgaaaattaaaatgttgttttttaacTTATGAACTTTAAAATCGTTTGCAGGAATGAATTTTGAATACTCATTTCATTGCCATGATGCCATCAATACCTTTTTACTTACCATGATATGTAATGcctttcattttaaaacatatgcatattttgtaAGCTTTAAAAAACCTCAATGAAAGGGACATAGACAATTTGCAGCAGTGAAGCTTACAAGTACATATTATGAATATGATACATCGCTTGCATTCAATTCTAATTTACAATGTACATTGAGGGATGGGTgcaattttttatagaaattttaaaagaattaaagaTCATATATGCTtgctgttttgttttattgttttttatgcaacctttcatattatttttcatacaaaCATTCATACATTGCTTTTCATACAAgcattcatacttgttttttatGCAGTTTTCAACTCAAAAGCATTAAGCAGGAAGAGCATCCGAATGATCTAACACATGCTCACACTAGGCAACTCAACTCAACACCACCAAGTTTCTGACCaaatataaatttattctgtTTAGTAGAACCTAAATTTATTCTGTTTAGTAGAACCTGAGAAAAGTGTGACagaaatatttaagaattgactGACAGACAGGTGGATGAGGTGAATGCAATATATAATAATGAGTCCTTTTATCAAGCTCATTATAGAAGTCATTTATTGTATGAtaacaaatttttcaaaaactgaccaaaaagaAAGACCAACTTCAACAACATTCATCAAGGAATTGACACTGTCTACCAACTATTGTAAATGAGTGCATCTTTTGAACTAGATTTTTGAAAAGGATCAAAGTACCAGTAAATCAAGGAACATCAACCCTTTATATATGAAGCaatattactgaaaaaatgtaaacaatggaTAAAATGCATTTCCACACAAAACTTATTGAAGAGTTTTGAGTGTGTGATTGTTTccacataaaaaaagaaaaagcaatgGTCAAagattttcttaattattttattGCCTtttaaaagatggacgaaagataccagagggacagtcaaactcataaatcgaaaatgaactggcaacgccatggctaaaaatgaaaaggacaaacagacaaacaatagtacacatgacacaacatagaaaactaaagaataaacaacacaaaccccaccaaaaactaggggtgatctcaggtgctccggaagggtaagcagatcctgctccacatgtggcactaactgatattttaaatattctcAATGGCATTACAAACTGAAATCCCACTGTTTACAATTTGTAGTACAGTACAAACAGCAACAAAAAagtatccccccccccccaaaaaaaaatgaactacaCTAAATTGACAATGACTGAGTAACAGTTTGTCAAATAAATGTATTTGAAACACATTATGCAAGTTAAAACAAGTTTAATTGAAAATGTCTGAATGAGTGTTTACAATTCACCACACATATTATCTATGTGAAAAATTAACAGTTTTAAGCATATCATAAGTTTGTGTTCCACTGATATCACATAAATTAAAAGTTTATGCATATGGATCATAAGTTGGTGTTCCACTGATATCACATAAATTAAGTTTTATGCATATGGATCATAAGTTGGTGTTCCACTGATATcacataaattaataattttaagcATATGGATCATAAGTTGGTGTTCCACTGATATCACATAAATTAAGTTTTATGCATATGGATCATAAGCTGGTGTTCCACTGATATCACATAAATTAAGTTTTATGCATATGGATCATTAGTTGGTGTTCCGTGGACATCACACAAATAAACAGTTTTATGCATATAGATCATAAGTTGGTGTTCCGTGGATAACAGACAAATAAACAGTTTAATGCATATTAATCATCAGTGAGTGTTCCATAGATAACCATGATAACTCACAAATTAACAGTTTTATGCATATGGATCATAAGTTGGTGTTCCGTGGATAACAGACAAATTAACAGTTTAATGCATATGGATCATAACTTGGTGTTCCATTGATATCACACACATTTATAGTGTTATGCATATGGATCATAAGTTGGTGTTCCACTGATATCACATAAATTAACAGTTTTATGCATATGGATCATAAGTTGGTGTTCCACTGATATCACATAAATTAACATAGACAATAAGTGAATGTAAATGTAAAGGCATTTCCATAGTTAAACCATCAACAATACTAGGTAAGCAGTCATTTATACAGTCCTTGACAGTGTCATGACCTTTAGCACCTGGGCAGTATACACCAGCTGAAAAAAGACAATTACAATGTGTGAATGTTGTAAACTGATATTACAAGTaaactatttataattttaatacaaaatgtCTTAAATGCACCTTTCTTACATTGTCCATTTATGAACTTATGaatgataaagaaacaagtaTTCTTAAGTATTGCATGACAATACATAGTTCCCTACTGGTTAAAAAATGATATATAGAATAAAACACTAACAgtatctataacttgtcatggtgtaaactatgtACCGATTATTAGGTTGTATGCGTGTTGATATCTTAAAATATCAGCTGCTAGACATAATATGAAGATTTTTGTCGTTATCAAagtgcagataacctgataatcaatttatcTGGCTGTATTTGTGTCTTTTGGaagtgtttctttttttcaagATCTTCAACAGTAACCCAAAGATGACTTCAGTTCAGGTCAAACTCATCAACgccggttcaaacattatgatgtctgatatgtccgggtcaaagttattaaggccaggtcaacgtatttgacgtcacaaagccgtgatatgcAATTTTATTAAGAGCTTAGcaagtgatatagacagtgggacgaccaataaataacaaatattaagtTAATATCGTTAAGCATGAACAAAAAAGTGTGAAAACCTGACTTTCTAAGTGAATGTTCTaggtccaaggaccataactctgcacaaaatcatcaaaccagaacaaaattcaaacttgatctgtaatttGTCAAGATAAAATAACTTACCAaatatcaatatcttcaagctCGAAGAAAATTAGTGTAGAAAACAGTctacaaacaaattgaaaactcaAGGCTGAGCGACAcaaactttcttttcttttgattatgttttgtttctgtttgttttgtttcagacTTTATAGGCACCCATAATCTTACCTCTTGTATCATCTGGATGCTTGTTATCTTGACCCAAATTATGATCAGGTGACTCATATAAAGGTCGCAACCATGGCATATCTGTTATTAATTCCCATCTTGAAGAATTGCTGTTGTaaccttggtaaaaaaaaaatcacaatatatctattttttagtTTCACACAAATGTATGTGTTTCTCCTGTATAAAACCCTCTACATGACC
It includes:
- the LOC139511923 gene encoding putative protein-lysine deacylase ABHD14B isoform X3, with product MASEPKVGDTSLQIPHYVQSDANKVKIEDSTIEIVLGESSCRIFTKKAVHPSVSKSKGDILLLHGSSFTSQTWEDNKTLQYLAAMGYNAVAVDLPGYGKSQTIDCKPAAFMEGLICDLRISAPIIISPSASGRYSLAYLVCDATNVSDRAKAFIPVNTVQAPDYSTEEYSRIQIPSAVIYGENDRRNENLLPNLQKLPKASLYKVKDARHAAYLDQPEEFHKILYNFLRSLEAVENSD
- the LOC139511923 gene encoding putative protein-lysine deacylase ABHD14B isoform X1, whose protein sequence is MGNVSKGTQMMPQLAYNVIKGNNSRTVKVKLPKIELKLSLEIMASEPKVGDTSLQIPHYVQSDANKVKIEDSTIEIVLGESSCRIFTKKAVHPSVSKSKGDILLLHGSSFTSQTWEDNKTLQYLAAMGYNAVAVDLPGYGKSQTIDCKPAAFMEGLICDLRISAPIIISPSASGRYSLAYLVCDATNVSDRAKAFIPVNTVQAPDYSTEEYSRIQIPSAVIYGENDRRNENLLPNLQKLPKASLYKVKDARHAAYLDQPEEFHKILYNFLRSLEAVENSD
- the LOC139511923 gene encoding putative protein-lysine deacylase ABHD14B isoform X2 gives rise to the protein MIMASEPKVGDTSLQIPHYVQSDANKVKIEDSTIEIVLGESSCRIFTKKAVHPSVSKSKGDILLLHGSSFTSQTWEDNKTLQYLAAMGYNAVAVDLPGYGKSQTIDCKPAAFMEGLICDLRISAPIIISPSASGRYSLAYLVCDATNVSDRAKAFIPVNTVQAPDYSTEEYSRIQIPSAVIYGENDRRNENLLPNLQKLPKASLYKVKDARHAAYLDQPEEFHKILYNFLRSLEAVENSD